GTTTAGTGACGAATGTCATTGCAGCAGCATTAGTGTTGATTGGCTATTTTGCAGAAATCACCATGGTATTTACTATAGGATTATTTGCCTTATCTGGCGCGGTAACCAATTGGCTAGCTGTGCACATGCTATTTGAAAAAGTTCCTGGGTTATATGGTTCAGGCGTTATTCCTTCAAGATTTGAAGAGTTTAAAGCGGGTATTAAACATCTGATGATGGAACAGTTTTTTACTCAAGAGAATATAGATCGTTTACTAACTGAAAATAGCGCAAGCGCTATCGATTTAACCCCCGTAATAGATAAAGTGGATCTTGAACCGTCTTTTAACGCACTAGTGACGACAGTTGAAAACTCTTCGTTCGGCGGGATGTTATCTATGTTCGGTGGTACTGAAGCACTAATACCGCTGAAAGAGCCTTTTATTGATAAGATGAAACAATCACTGACAGAGTTGACTCAGAGCGAAGAGTTTAACCAAATTTTAATCAATGAGCTTGAGCAGCCTAATGTTATGGCTGATTTGCAAGATAAAGTGTCTAATATTGTTGATCAGCGTCTTGATGAATTAACTCCTGAAATGGTCAAAGATATTATTCAAGAAATGATCCGCAAGCATTTAGGTTGGTTAGTGGTGTGGGGCGGCGTATTTGGTGGTTTAATTGGTGCAGTAGCGGCATTTTTGCAGTCGTAATTTATTATTCTGCACTTTTGAATTAGTACTTTTAAATCAGAGCTTTTGCATTTAAGTTTTGCAACAGAAAGTTTGTACTTAAAGTTATAAATACTTCATTTTTCTGATAAAGCCATGGTCTTAGATATTCTGGCCATGGTTTAGTCATTTATGTACAGCAATGCATGAGTTACTGCTGTTACATTCAAGTTCGACATCCTCTGATAATTATTCTATTTTGAACTAAGATCTAGACACTTTCAAAGTCTGAACAGAACGTAGAGCGAATTAGGGTGTGTTAGATATCACCGATATTTCGAAAAAACTCTTTATATCGTCAAGCTTTCAAAAATATCCATCTTACTTAAGGGGTTACTTATGTCTCAACATCATAAAATTAACTACTTAGAAATTCCTGTCCTCGATTTAGTCAAAACAAAAGTATTTTTTACTGAAGTATTTGGTTGGCATTTTAAGGATTATGGATCCGAATATAGCTGCTTTTTGGATGTGGGTATAGATGGTGGCTTTTACCAAGCAGAGCAGGGCTTTAGCCTAAACACGGGCTGTCCATTAATTGTGCTTTATAGCCAATGCCTTGAAACCAGCGAGCGTAAAATTTTAGCGGCTGGTGGCGCAATTCTTAAACCTGTATTCAGTTTCCCAGGTGGTAAGCGATTTCATTTTGCAGATATTAATGGGAATGAATATGCCGTCTGGTCTGAATGATGTTCGCTCGCCATGTGTGGCCAATTGCTGTTTAAATGAAAATGATGTTTGTCTAGGCTGCCATCGCACCCATCAAGAGATTTTAGCCTGGCATAAAATGAACTACAGTGATAAAACAGCGCACTTAGCTGATTTGGCAGAGCGCGCGCGTTTGGTGAAGAAACCAGTATTTTTAGATGAATAACAGTTTGAATGAATTAGGCTTAGAGTAATCGACTATTCAGAAGGTTACACTTTGAACTTTCCCTTTTCTTAAGCTTCAATTTCTGTTTTGAACAAGGTAAACCCTCGAGCTTGATAGTTTTTAAGCGCACTAGGGTGATCAAGCGAGCAAGTGTGCACCCAAACTCTTTGGGTGTTATCAAGAGCCCATGCTTGTTCAATGGCTTGGCTTAGTAAGTATCCGCCCATGCCTTTGCCGATAAATCGAACTCCAAGTCCAAAATACATAATCTCAACAGTGCCATTATCTTGTTGCTGAAGCTCAAAGTAACCGGCAGGGGAACCCTCAAAGTAGGCCACATACAAATGAAGCTTGCTATCTTGACTGTAATCTTGCCACTGCTTATCTGTCCAAGCCAGTTTGTCAGTCCATTCCCAAGCTGCGCCGACAAACTGATATAGAAAACGGTTAAATTCATATTGAGCAACTTCAGCTTTTGTCACTGTTAACCCTTTCGCATCAGTTTTAGCTTTTAGTTGATCGGCTGAATTCATTTCTAAATGAAAAATGGTCACATCAGACATAAGTTACCTATTGAAGAATAAAGCAGTATTGCTATTGAAAATGTGTGATGAATTATCTGTAATCTGCATTAAAACAGCAACATAAATTAGCAAGTGAAAATTCTAAAGACCTATACAAAAAAGCCACCTTTATAGGTGGCTTTACTGAAATTAACTTAATAATTAATAAGCGCTGTCATGAACGTTTTTAACAGCTCGACCTGATGGGTCGTTAATTCCTTGTAAGCTTTCATCCCAAAGTAATGCTTCAGGTGTTGAACACGCCACTGTTTTGCCACCCGGTACCGTTTGCGCTGCAGACTCTAGTGGGAAAAACTCTTCAAAGAAACTGCGGTAGTAA
This window of the Shewanella goraebulensis genome carries:
- a CDS encoding DUF445 domain-containing protein, which gives rise to MNKSLVTNVIAAALVLIGYFAEITMVFTIGLFALSGAVTNWLAVHMLFEKVPGLYGSGVIPSRFEEFKAGIKHLMMEQFFTQENIDRLLTENSASAIDLTPVIDKVDLEPSFNALVTTVENSSFGGMLSMFGGTEALIPLKEPFIDKMKQSLTELTQSEEFNQILINELEQPNVMADLQDKVSNIVDQRLDELTPEMVKDIIQEMIRKHLGWLVVWGGVFGGLIGAVAAFLQS
- a CDS encoding VOC family protein, which encodes MSQHHKINYLEIPVLDLVKTKVFFTEVFGWHFKDYGSEYSCFLDVGIDGGFYQAEQGFSLNTGCPLIVLYSQCLETSERKILAAGGAILKPVFSFPGGKRFHFADINGNEYAVWSE
- a CDS encoding DUF1289 domain-containing protein, which encodes MNMPSGLNDVRSPCVANCCLNENDVCLGCHRTHQEILAWHKMNYSDKTAHLADLAERARLVKKPVFLDE
- a CDS encoding GNAT family N-acetyltransferase, translating into MSDVTIFHLEMNSADQLKAKTDAKGLTVTKAEVAQYEFNRFLYQFVGAAWEWTDKLAWTDKQWQDYSQDSKLHLYVAYFEGSPAGYFELQQQDNGTVEIMYFGLGVRFIGKGMGGYLLSQAIEQAWALDNTQRVWVHTCSLDHPSALKNYQARGFTLFKTEIEA